A genome region from Aurantiacibacter sp. MUD61 includes the following:
- a CDS encoding bifunctional 5,10-methylenetetrahydrofolate dehydrogenase/5,10-methenyltetrahydrofolate cyclohydrolase: MADIIDGRAIARQLDEQTKADVDALVAAGHPAPGLTVILVGNDPASEVYVRRKIEACERVGIRSSEHRLPDTISQEALLTLIARLNVDPEVHGILCQVPLPAHIDTGKVLGAIVPEKDVDGFHPVNVGRLSTGTGGIVPCTPLGIMKLIHTVIDDLTGKDVVVIGKSNIVGKPVANLLLEEEATVTVTHIHTHGLPDIVRKADVIVAAAGAPRLVRGFWVKEGAVIIDVGITRVPGENGKTKLVGDVAFDEVQHAKAVTPVPGGVGPMTIACLLSNTVKAARAAYGVNTDVNSDIDRDSGHHTFTGSGSLPN, from the coding sequence ATGGCAGATATCATAGACGGGCGCGCGATTGCCCGCCAACTCGACGAGCAGACCAAGGCCGATGTGGATGCGCTGGTCGCGGCCGGCCACCCCGCGCCGGGCCTGACCGTGATCCTTGTCGGCAATGATCCGGCGAGCGAAGTCTACGTCCGCCGCAAGATCGAGGCATGCGAGCGCGTCGGCATCCGGTCCAGCGAGCATCGCCTGCCCGACACGATTTCGCAGGAAGCCTTGCTCACCCTGATCGCGCGCCTCAATGTCGATCCGGAAGTGCACGGCATCCTGTGCCAGGTCCCTCTCCCTGCGCATATCGACACCGGCAAAGTCCTCGGCGCGATCGTGCCGGAAAAGGACGTCGACGGCTTTCACCCGGTGAATGTCGGTCGCCTCTCGACCGGAACCGGCGGCATCGTGCCTTGCACACCGCTCGGCATCATGAAGCTCATCCATACGGTGATCGATGACTTGACCGGCAAGGATGTGGTCGTCATCGGCAAGTCCAATATCGTCGGCAAGCCGGTCGCAAACCTCCTGCTGGAAGAGGAAGCGACCGTTACGGTCACCCACATCCACACCCACGGTCTGCCCGATATCGTGCGCAAGGCCGATGTCATCGTGGCGGCTGCGGGCGCGCCGCGCCTGGTGCGCGGTTTCTGGGTGAAGGAAGGCGCGGTGATCATCGATGTCGGGATCACCCGCGTTCCGGGCGAAAACGGCAAGACCAAGCTGGTGGGCGATGTTGCCTTCGACGAAGTGCAGCACGCCAAGGCCGTCACGCCAGTACCCGGCGGCGTTGGCCCGATGACGATTGCCTGCCTGCTGTCCAACACGGTGAAAGCCGCGCGTGCCGCCTATGGTGTGAACACCGATGTTAATAGTGACATTGACCGCGACAGCGGGCATCATACATTTACCGGATCGGGCAGCCTGCCAAACTAA
- a CDS encoding flavin-containing monooxygenase, with product MSKPDTDVLIIGAGLSGISMAGHMKMHCPDRDFVILDRRDQLGGTWDLFRYPGVRSDSDMHTLGFSFEPWKHDDAIADGPAILEYLNRVVDERGIREHMRFGEEVLSADWDSDNARWTITSRGKDGAESTITANWLYFGSGYYDYDNPHDAEIPEIDKFGGQVVHPQFWPEDLDYSGKKVVVIGSGATAVTLVPSMAEDAESVTMLQRTPTWMGEGPRRDEWDHRFRRWFPEKLAYWLTRRKNILFRAYVFSLSRRNPQKLADKLRDMQRDALGDLRDPKHFEPPYNPWEQRLCLIPDGDLFQAMRSGKAKIVTDHIEGFDEGGIKLKSGEHLPADIVVTATGLRLTLAGKVAISKDGEPVDFTDHYFYRGTMFSNLPNLSFVFGYLNASWTLRADCNAKYACDVLNDMAAADADVAVPELAPEDEPETVEPWDYSSGYLQRARDLMPKVGKDRPWSLKHEYLADVRDFRQRPVRDGVLRFYKVEAESSASQPEAANQGEADHSAIAAE from the coding sequence ATGAGCAAGCCCGACACTGACGTCCTGATCATCGGGGCAGGCCTGTCCGGCATTTCCATGGCTGGCCATATGAAGATGCACTGCCCGGATCGCGATTTCGTGATCCTTGATCGGCGCGACCAGCTGGGCGGCACGTGGGATCTGTTTCGCTATCCCGGCGTGCGCTCGGATTCGGATATGCACACGCTCGGCTTCAGCTTCGAGCCATGGAAGCATGACGATGCGATTGCCGATGGCCCGGCGATCCTCGAATATCTGAACCGTGTCGTCGATGAGCGCGGCATTCGCGAACACATGCGCTTTGGCGAGGAAGTGCTGAGCGCCGATTGGGACAGCGACAATGCGCGCTGGACGATTACCAGCCGGGGCAAGGACGGCGCAGAAAGCACGATCACCGCAAACTGGCTTTATTTTGGCAGCGGCTATTACGATTACGACAATCCGCACGATGCCGAGATCCCGGAGATCGACAAGTTCGGCGGGCAGGTGGTGCATCCCCAATTCTGGCCCGAGGATCTCGATTACAGTGGCAAGAAGGTCGTCGTGATCGGATCGGGCGCTACGGCGGTCACGCTGGTGCCGTCCATGGCGGAGGATGCCGAAAGCGTGACCATGTTGCAGCGCACGCCGACCTGGATGGGAGAAGGGCCGCGACGCGACGAATGGGATCACCGCTTCCGTCGCTGGTTCCCTGAGAAGCTCGCCTATTGGCTGACCCGCCGCAAGAACATCCTTTTCCGCGCCTACGTGTTCAGCCTTTCGCGCCGCAACCCTCAGAAACTGGCCGACAAGCTTCGCGACATGCAGCGGGATGCACTTGGCGACCTGCGCGACCCAAAGCATTTCGAGCCGCCGTACAATCCGTGGGAACAGCGGCTGTGCCTCATTCCCGATGGCGACCTGTTCCAGGCGATGCGCAGCGGCAAGGCGAAGATCGTAACCGATCACATCGAAGGCTTTGACGAAGGCGGCATCAAGCTGAAATCGGGCGAGCACCTCCCCGCCGATATCGTGGTGACCGCAACCGGCCTGCGACTGACTCTGGCGGGCAAGGTCGCGATTTCGAAGGATGGCGAGCCGGTCGATTTCACCGATCACTATTTCTACCGCGGAACGATGTTCTCCAACCTGCCGAACCTCAGCTTCGTTTTCGGCTATCTCAACGCAAGCTGGACCCTGCGCGCCGATTGCAATGCAAAATATGCCTGCGATGTACTCAATGACATGGCAGCGGCTGATGCCGATGTGGCGGTACCTGAACTCGCGCCCGAGGATGAGCCTGAAACGGTTGAGCCTTGGGACTACTCTTCCGGCTATCTTCAGCGCGCGCGCGATCTGATGCCCAAGGTCGGCAAGGATCGGCCGTGGTCGCTGAAGCACGAATATCTGGCCGATGTGCGTGATTTCCGCCAGCGTCCGGTGCGCGACGGCGTGCTGCGCTTCTACAAAGTGGAAGCGGAAAGCAGCGCGAGCCAGCCGGAAGCCGCCAATCAGGGCGAGGCCGACCACTCTGCCATCGCTGCCGAATAA
- a CDS encoding competence/damage-inducible protein A, producing the protein MTASDKIWTAALVVIGDEILSGRTQDKNIAQIASWLQLQGIRLNEVRVVSDDLDAIGGAVNALRQSHDYLFTTGGIGPTHDDITVDAVAAALGVEVVIHPEARDMLAAYYAKKPGGLNEARLRMARVPEGAELIKNPLSGAPGIRHGNIFLMAGVPNITAQMLEGLTGQLEGGRPLISETIGCWAQESEIADILRAVEDAHDDCQIGSYPFFREGRVGANFVIRSTSAEILESAVDTLCEALGEEGFDFTPGGI; encoded by the coding sequence ATGACGGCATCGGACAAGATCTGGACAGCGGCGCTTGTGGTTATCGGCGATGAAATCCTTTCCGGCCGCACGCAAGACAAGAACATCGCCCAGATCGCCAGCTGGTTGCAACTGCAGGGCATTCGCCTGAATGAAGTGCGCGTGGTGTCGGATGATCTCGATGCGATCGGCGGCGCGGTCAACGCGCTTCGCCAATCGCATGATTACCTCTTTACCACCGGCGGCATCGGCCCGACGCATGACGACATCACAGTGGACGCGGTTGCGGCGGCGCTTGGCGTCGAGGTGGTGATCCACCCCGAAGCGCGCGACATGCTCGCCGCCTACTACGCCAAGAAGCCCGGCGGTTTGAACGAGGCGCGACTGCGCATGGCGCGGGTCCCCGAAGGTGCGGAGCTTATCAAGAACCCGCTTTCCGGCGCGCCGGGCATTCGTCACGGCAATATCTTCCTGATGGCAGGCGTGCCCAATATTACCGCCCAGATGCTGGAGGGGCTCACCGGCCAGCTCGAAGGCGGCAGACCGCTCATTTCCGAGACGATCGGCTGCTGGGCGCAGGAAAGCGAAATCGCCGATATCCTTCGCGCGGTCGAGGATGCGCATGACGATTGCCAGATCGGCAGCTACCCCTTCTTCCGCGAAGGACGCGTGGGAGCCAACTTCGTGATCCGGTCCACCAGTGCGGAAATCCTCGAGAGCGCTGTCGACACCTTGTGCGAAGCCCTGGGTGAAGAGGGATTCGATTTCACGCCCGGCGGGATCTGA
- a CDS encoding DUF2339 domain-containing protein, translating to MEWLIIIGLCVVVALMFTRLQALEARMQRIERFDYSDLPELIDEPQKLDGPTTVVPEEPRGTIARTAPIAAPISDELPPQAEPEAEAVPEPELFHSEEPRSNIDFRLPKLDFEDIFGRKLPIWAGGIALAVGGIFLVRYSIEAGLLGPQVRVALSFVFGFLLLAGAEAAYRFEERINDPRVRQALAGAGIATLYAAFYLAGAQYGLIGPGVAFGGLALVTAGALALSFRFGLPTAVLGLVGGFATPMLVASEDANLPVLAFYLALLTAGLALTARRLGYRWLGASALAGGFGWGILMLFGQSTEPSDHLAIGLYLLALGAAVPLILGRAIELPFMRMVAGAIATLQLAALVALAEFSMLTWGLYMLLAAALAILSWGEDRLRAANAMALGLGVVLLFIWPDAPPEEFARITQALAVIGLGFPLSLVWSNRATPLELAQLSLGAVGLGWANHARFAIPFVDAFQPWLATTLILLAAAAALGAGRLWMKDSTLSRLIALPVAAAAILTYGAVHALLPEWSEVIGAAAIALAIAELLRRRRDVPLAGVAWGAAVLALFTLIGTGLTGRELSYAIGDAYGERDLGQAIIRWSAAALPFAALAYLEWRRIPMRIAEVALVLTAYVALSQFVPAELLAWTCALAAAAALWFLPQRTGLWTTPLSLAFLWTLIPMGEWATHALGAVGGVPMLVGDVPSPEDTLLYVLPFAAACAFAVWRVADRMWLRRALIMLAAFSAAVVVHSLWKQVFAIDSDDAFTQVGMAERTLWQALLIGSGIALLRWQAGWRRIGVGLLIAGLGHFAWFTLMLHNPLWSEQAVGAWPIFNWLAPAYLVAGVGTWWLSRQGDGAMQARFRQLGDAVIMALILLWALSELRHAFAGSLLTSMPMSQTEDLLRSLTGIVLAMAFLMWGSRRDQRRWRIGSLVLMVLAVFKVFLLDTAGLDGYLRAASFIALGFSLIGIGWFYSKQLSGRSADPAET from the coding sequence GTGGAATGGCTGATCATTATCGGACTGTGCGTGGTCGTCGCGCTCATGTTCACACGGCTGCAGGCGCTTGAGGCGCGCATGCAGCGGATTGAGCGCTTCGACTATTCTGACCTGCCCGAACTGATTGACGAGCCGCAAAAGCTGGACGGTCCCACAACTGTCGTGCCGGAGGAGCCACGCGGGACGATTGCCCGAACTGCGCCTATCGCAGCGCCAATCAGTGATGAGCTACCGCCACAAGCCGAGCCAGAGGCGGAGGCCGTTCCGGAGCCGGAGCTTTTCCATTCGGAGGAGCCGCGCAGCAATATCGACTTCCGCCTGCCGAAGCTCGATTTCGAGGACATTTTTGGGCGCAAATTGCCAATCTGGGCAGGTGGCATCGCGCTGGCTGTCGGCGGGATCTTCCTCGTTCGCTATTCGATTGAAGCGGGTCTGCTTGGCCCGCAAGTACGCGTTGCGCTGAGCTTTGTGTTCGGCTTCCTGCTGCTTGCCGGGGCGGAAGCCGCTTACCGATTTGAAGAGCGCATAAACGATCCGCGCGTGCGACAGGCCCTGGCAGGCGCGGGCATCGCGACGCTTTACGCTGCGTTCTACCTTGCTGGCGCGCAATACGGATTGATCGGCCCCGGTGTGGCCTTTGGCGGACTGGCACTGGTGACGGCAGGAGCGCTGGCGCTGTCCTTCCGCTTTGGATTGCCGACAGCTGTATTGGGCTTGGTTGGCGGCTTTGCGACGCCCATGCTGGTCGCGAGCGAGGATGCCAATCTGCCGGTCCTCGCCTTCTATCTCGCACTGCTGACTGCGGGCCTCGCATTGACCGCGCGGCGGCTCGGCTATCGCTGGCTGGGTGCATCGGCGCTGGCGGGCGGGTTTGGCTGGGGGATCCTGATGCTCTTCGGCCAATCCACCGAGCCGAGCGATCATCTGGCAATCGGCCTTTATCTGCTGGCGCTGGGTGCAGCGGTGCCGCTGATCCTCGGGCGCGCGATTGAGCTGCCCTTCATGCGGATGGTGGCGGGCGCGATCGCCACTCTCCAACTCGCAGCGCTCGTGGCACTGGCAGAGTTCTCCATGCTGACATGGGGCCTCTACATGCTGCTGGCGGCTGCCCTTGCCATCCTCAGCTGGGGTGAGGATCGTTTGCGCGCGGCCAATGCCATGGCCCTGGGACTGGGCGTGGTGCTGCTCTTCATCTGGCCCGATGCGCCGCCCGAGGAGTTCGCGCGGATCACCCAGGCGCTTGCAGTGATCGGCCTCGGCTTTCCGTTGTCGCTGGTGTGGAGTAACCGCGCGACCCCGCTGGAGCTGGCGCAATTGAGCCTTGGCGCGGTAGGCCTTGGCTGGGCTAACCACGCCCGCTTTGCCATTCCCTTTGTCGACGCGTTCCAGCCGTGGCTGGCCACGACCCTGATCCTGCTTGCAGCTGCGGCGGCGCTGGGTGCGGGGCGGCTCTGGATGAAGGACAGCACGCTTTCCCGCCTTATCGCTCTTCCCGTGGCTGCCGCTGCCATCCTGACCTACGGCGCAGTCCACGCGCTGTTGCCCGAATGGTCCGAAGTCATCGGCGCTGCCGCCATTGCGCTTGCCATCGCCGAGCTGCTGAGAAGGCGGCGCGATGTGCCTCTGGCTGGCGTAGCCTGGGGAGCTGCGGTACTGGCTCTCTTCACCTTGATCGGGACAGGCCTGACCGGGCGCGAGCTTTCCTATGCGATCGGCGATGCCTATGGCGAACGCGATCTGGGGCAGGCGATCATCCGCTGGAGCGCCGCCGCCCTTCCCTTTGCTGCGCTCGCCTACCTCGAATGGCGGCGTATACCCATGCGCATTGCCGAGGTCGCCCTTGTCCTGACGGCCTATGTCGCGCTCTCCCAATTCGTGCCTGCCGAGCTGCTCGCTTGGACTTGCGCGCTGGCGGCGGCGGCGGCGCTGTGGTTCCTGCCGCAGCGCACCGGCCTCTGGACTACGCCGCTCAGCTTGGCCTTCCTGTGGACCCTGATCCCTATGGGCGAATGGGCGACCCATGCACTCGGCGCGGTGGGCGGCGTGCCGATGCTTGTCGGTGACGTCCCCTCACCAGAGGATACGCTGCTATACGTTCTGCCTTTCGCTGCCGCCTGCGCCTTCGCTGTGTGGCGCGTGGCAGACCGGATGTGGCTCCGCCGTGCGCTCATCATGCTCGCAGCCTTCAGTGCCGCAGTGGTCGTGCATTCGCTCTGGAAGCAGGTCTTCGCCATCGACAGTGACGACGCCTTCACACAAGTGGGAATGGCCGAGCGCACTCTCTGGCAGGCTCTCCTGATTGGCTCCGGTATCGCGCTCCTTCGCTGGCAAGCGGGTTGGCGCAGAATAGGCGTAGGTTTGCTTATCGCAGGCCTCGGCCATTTCGCCTGGTTCACGCTGATGCTGCACAATCCGCTGTGGAGCGAGCAGGCGGTCGGCGCATGGCCTATCTTCAACTGGCTTGCCCCTGCCTATCTGGTCGCCGGTGTCGGCACGTGGTGGCTGTCCCGGCAAGGAGACGGCGCGATGCAGGCGCGCTTCCGGCAGCTGGGCGATGCGGTCATCATGGCGCTGATCCTATTGTGGGCCTTGAGCGAACTCCGCCACGCCTTTGCGGGCAGCTTGTTGACATCCATGCCGATGAGCCAGACCGAGGACCTGCTGCGCTCACTGACCGGCATCGTCTTGGCAATGGCTTTCCTTATGTGGGGATCGCGCAGGGATCAGCGGCGCTGGCGCATCGGATCGCTGGTCCTGATGGTGCTCGCGGTGTTCAAGGTGTTCCTGCTGGATACTGCTGGACTCGACGGCTATCTCCGCGCCGCCAGCTTTATCGCTCTCGGCTTCAGCCTGATCGGTATCGGTTGGTTCTACTCCAAGCAATTGTCAGGCCGGAGTGCTGACCCGGCGGAAACCTAG
- the rplA gene encoding 50S ribosomal protein L1: MAQTKKQQKVAELDREKLYTVDEAIATLREHKGNFDETVEVAMNLGVDPRHADQMVRGMVSLPGGTGKDVKVAVFARGENAEKAEAAGADKVGAEDLMEDMQNGNLDYDRVIATPDMMGVVGRLGKVLGPKGLMPNPKLGTVTPNVEQAVKDAKGGQVEFRVEKMGIIHSGIGKLSFKDEDLKKNFTALTQAIVKAKPSGAKGKYVKKVSLTSTMGPGLKVDLGEIEGA, from the coding sequence ATGGCACAGACAAAGAAGCAGCAGAAGGTCGCTGAACTCGACCGTGAGAAGCTCTACACCGTAGACGAAGCCATCGCGACGCTGCGTGAGCACAAGGGCAATTTCGACGAGACCGTCGAAGTCGCCATGAACCTCGGCGTCGATCCGCGTCACGCAGACCAGATGGTCCGCGGCATGGTCTCGCTGCCGGGTGGCACGGGCAAGGACGTGAAGGTCGCCGTGTTCGCACGTGGTGAGAATGCCGAAAAGGCAGAAGCCGCCGGTGCCGACAAGGTTGGCGCCGAAGACCTGATGGAAGACATGCAGAACGGCAATCTCGATTATGACCGCGTGATCGCCACGCCGGACATGATGGGCGTTGTCGGCCGCCTCGGTAAGGTGCTGGGCCCCAAGGGTCTGATGCCGAACCCGAAGCTGGGCACCGTCACCCCGAATGTGGAACAGGCCGTGAAGGACGCCAAGGGCGGCCAGGTCGAATTCCGCGTCGAGAAGATGGGCATCATCCACTCGGGCATCGGCAAGCTCTCCTTCAAGGATGAAGACCTGAAGAAGAACTTCACCGCTCTGACGCAGGCTATCGTGAAAGCGAAGCCGTCGGGCGCGAAGGGCAAATACGTCAAGAAGGTCTCGCTGACCTCGACCATGGGCCCGGGCCTGAAGGTCGATCTTGGTGAGATCGAAGGAGCCTGA
- the rplK gene encoding 50S ribosomal protein L11, with product MAKKIEGYINLQVPAGTANPSPPIGPALGQRGVNIMEFCKAFNAATQDMEKGAPIPTKITVYADRSFTFVTKTPPASYMIKKAMKIKSGSKEPGKDIIGSIKTSQLAEIAEAKMADLNANDIDQATKIIAGSARSMGIEVVEG from the coding sequence ATGGCCAAGAAGATCGAAGGTTACATCAACCTTCAGGTGCCCGCCGGCACCGCCAACCCATCGCCCCCCATCGGCCCTGCATTGGGCCAGCGCGGCGTGAACATCATGGAATTCTGCAAGGCTTTCAACGCCGCTACGCAGGACATGGAAAAAGGCGCGCCGATCCCCACGAAGATCACCGTCTATGCCGACCGCAGCTTTACCTTCGTAACGAAGACGCCGCCGGCAAGCTACATGATCAAGAAGGCGATGAAGATCAAATCGGGTTCGAAAGAGCCCGGCAAGGACATCATCGGCTCGATCAAGACCAGCCAGCTGGCCGAGATCGCCGAAGCCAAGATGGCTGATCTGAACGCCAACGACATCGACCAGGCGACCAAGATCATCGCCGGTTCCGCCCGCTCGATGGGCATCGAAGTGGTGGAGGGCTGA
- a CDS encoding CPBP family intramembrane glutamic endopeptidase translates to MTFPPPAIEKIGWGLLLAQIITVGVIYIVGSTLPALPAVFAHFASGAEGEPVLGSFTVWSTVIVGMALGLMVAFLWLRREARVLDAWTLTSPPGGWGKALGWAAVGTAVIFLIFGLGGAAVEALGLDSPDASMVLDLITESPVIFALWIVGVAWLAAGTGEELLYRGFLMDRLARLSGLRGKPWLVIVIQAALFGLPHAYQGWGGVLVTGAVGLFLGWLRMQQKGNLWACIIAHAAVDTIAMGLFYAEAMGWIAV, encoded by the coding sequence GTGACTTTCCCGCCGCCAGCTATTGAGAAAATCGGCTGGGGTCTGCTGCTGGCGCAAATCATCACGGTGGGAGTTATCTATATCGTCGGCAGCACCCTGCCCGCGCTGCCCGCCGTCTTCGCCCATTTCGCCAGCGGAGCCGAAGGCGAGCCCGTGCTCGGCTCCTTCACCGTGTGGTCCACGGTCATCGTCGGCATGGCGCTCGGCCTGATGGTCGCGTTCCTGTGGCTGCGGCGCGAGGCGCGCGTGCTCGACGCATGGACGCTGACCTCGCCTCCGGGCGGCTGGGGCAAGGCGCTCGGCTGGGCGGCAGTGGGAACTGCCGTGATTTTCCTGATCTTCGGCCTCGGCGGAGCAGCGGTGGAAGCGCTTGGCCTCGACTCGCCCGATGCCAGCATGGTGCTCGATCTGATAACCGAGAGCCCGGTGATCTTCGCGCTATGGATCGTCGGCGTGGCGTGGCTGGCGGCGGGCACGGGCGAAGAGTTGCTGTATCGCGGTTTCCTGATGGACCGCCTCGCCCGCTTATCGGGCCTGCGCGGCAAACCCTGGCTCGTCATCGTGATCCAGGCCGCCCTGTTCGGCCTACCACACGCCTATCAGGGCTGGGGCGGCGTGCTGGTGACCGGCGCTGTCGGCCTGTTCCTCGGCTGGCTGCGCATGCAGCAGAAAGGCAATCTGTGGGCCTGCATCATCGCCCACGCCGCCGTAGACACGATCGCCATGGGCCTGTTCTACGCAGAAGCGATGGGGTGGATTGCGGTCTGA
- a CDS encoding LytR/AlgR family response regulator transcription factor produces MRSLIIDARTGSVRASTWVVAGAALLFTAYVLVFALTTGDDLRDNARDAVVNTLPAILLALLFHAVLKTQIWPRSLPIRLASQIPLALLFASSWYLTILLMQGLQSGWMQSGIAIRPFVPIAFVWQMFQGVTLYAVIALGSLSWWLSLRLALETGATEEEARPPTPKTLLLRNGKESEAVSIDDLVRISGAGDYSEVVLRTRRVMSTSPLTYFQKRLPEAEFLRVHRSHIVRLGAVERSEPGGNGRAILHLVNGDSITSSRSGAQALRKRVL; encoded by the coding sequence ATGCGATCGCTCATCATCGATGCCAGGACCGGATCTGTCAGAGCCAGCACTTGGGTGGTCGCCGGTGCCGCCCTGCTATTCACCGCCTACGTTCTCGTCTTCGCGCTGACCACGGGGGACGATTTGCGGGACAACGCCCGCGATGCAGTAGTGAACACGCTGCCGGCCATTCTATTGGCGCTCTTGTTCCACGCGGTTTTGAAAACGCAAATCTGGCCGCGCTCTCTCCCCATTCGGCTCGCGTCGCAAATCCCCTTGGCGCTGCTTTTCGCCTCATCGTGGTATCTGACAATCTTGCTGATGCAGGGCCTGCAATCGGGCTGGATGCAGTCGGGGATTGCGATCCGCCCCTTCGTGCCGATCGCCTTTGTCTGGCAAATGTTTCAGGGTGTGACACTTTACGCCGTGATTGCGCTGGGCAGTTTGAGCTGGTGGCTTTCCCTCAGGCTCGCGCTTGAGACTGGGGCTACCGAAGAAGAGGCTAGACCGCCAACTCCAAAGACCCTGCTGTTGCGCAACGGCAAAGAAAGCGAAGCGGTCTCGATTGACGACTTAGTGAGGATTTCTGGTGCGGGCGATTACAGCGAAGTCGTGCTCCGCACCCGACGGGTGATGTCCACATCCCCGCTGACGTATTTTCAGAAGCGCCTGCCCGAAGCCGAATTCCTCCGCGTGCACCGATCGCATATTGTGCGGCTCGGCGCGGTGGAACGGTCCGAGCCGGGCGGCAATGGCCGCGCAATACTACACCTCGTGAATGGGGACAGTATAACCAGCAGCCGCTCGGGCGCGCAGGCCTTGCGAAAACGCGTGCTCTAA
- a CDS encoding amidohydrolase family protein — MFRLSAAFAASAILLFQPALAQDSTSIAFDDVRVLTMQDGAIIEDGYVIIEGSRIAALGEGALPADFAGHVIDGDGATLMPGLSDMHVHWYETDMGAMFLANGITRVRNLTGSVWVLRRNQAALDGTLIAPRVDTSGPIIDGGEGFPNDFFVRARNADQAVGAVRSQARSSYDAVKLYSNLSEEAYRAAFAEARANDMQVYSHVPDSMTLGDLLELGVDSIEHLDGFAIALARDGFSTERDNAWPEYWANMDESLMDEWIERTIAANTWVVPTLAITYGRIASADPDAYFARPEAALLPSWASSWRGNIERFDLNRRYFEAQLANKGRFSLELYRAGGGVLIGTDAPNPFVTPGYSIHDELAGFAAAGFTNEEVLYIATAEAARFSGEEGRAGVVAEGAVADLILLGGDPLTDLDALRDLRGAMVNGHWHDRAAIDAALDARARRLAQ; from the coding sequence ATGTTTCGACTGTCTGCCGCCTTTGCTGCTTCTGCCATCCTCCTTTTCCAACCCGCCCTCGCGCAGGACTCTACGTCAATCGCATTTGACGATGTGCGGGTACTGACCATGCAGGATGGAGCCATTATCGAAGACGGCTATGTGATCATCGAAGGCAGTCGGATTGCTGCGCTGGGCGAAGGCGCGCTGCCTGCCGATTTTGCAGGCCACGTGATTGATGGCGATGGCGCGACATTGATGCCGGGCCTCTCCGACATGCATGTGCATTGGTATGAGACCGACATGGGCGCGATGTTCCTTGCCAATGGCATTACGCGTGTCCGCAATTTGACGGGGAGCGTCTGGGTGCTGCGACGCAATCAGGCGGCGCTCGATGGCACGCTGATCGCACCCCGCGTCGATACCAGCGGCCCGATCATCGATGGCGGTGAAGGTTTCCCGAATGATTTCTTCGTGAGGGCGCGCAATGCGGATCAGGCCGTGGGTGCGGTGCGCAGCCAGGCGCGCAGCAGCTATGATGCGGTGAAGCTCTACTCCAACCTCTCGGAAGAGGCTTATCGCGCAGCTTTTGCCGAGGCACGCGCAAACGATATGCAGGTTTACAGCCACGTTCCGGACAGCATGACGCTTGGCGATTTGCTTGAACTGGGGGTCGACAGCATAGAGCATCTCGATGGCTTTGCCATCGCCCTGGCTCGCGACGGTTTCAGCACCGAGCGCGATAATGCGTGGCCCGAATATTGGGCCAACATGGATGAAAGCCTGATGGATGAGTGGATCGAGCGCACGATTGCTGCCAATACATGGGTCGTGCCGACGCTCGCGATCACTTACGGCCGCATCGCCTCTGCCGATCCCGACGCTTATTTCGCGCGGCCCGAAGCCGCCCTGTTGCCAAGCTGGGCTAGCAGCTGGCGCGGCAACATCGAGCGTTTCGACCTCAACCGCCGCTATTTCGAAGCGCAGCTCGCCAATAAGGGGCGATTCTCGCTGGAGCTATATCGCGCTGGCGGCGGTGTGCTGATCGGCACCGATGCGCCCAATCCCTTCGTCACGCCGGGCTATTCGATCCATGACGAACTGGCCGGCTTTGCAGCTGCCGGATTCACGAATGAAGAAGTGCTCTATATAGCCACGGCGGAAGCCGCGCGGTTTTCCGGCGAGGAAGGGCGAGCTGGCGTAGTCGCGGAAGGCGCAGTTGCCGATCTCATACTTCTAGGCGGCGATCCGCTAACGGATCTGGACGCGCTGCGCGACCTGCGCGGGGCCATGGTGAATGGCCATTGGCACGATCGCGCTGCGATCGACGCAGCGCTGGACGCGCGAGCACGGCGACTCGCGCAGTAA